The following proteins are co-located in the Callithrix jacchus isolate 240 chromosome 10, calJac240_pri, whole genome shotgun sequence genome:
- the INCENP gene encoding inner centromere protein isoform X5 has protein sequence MGTTAPGPIHLLELCDQKLMEFLCTMDNKDLVWLEEIQEEAMRMFTREFSKEPELMPKTPSQKNRRKKRRISYVQDENRDPIRKRLSRRKSRSSQLSSRRLRSKDSVEKLATVVGENGSVLRRVTRAAAAAAAATLTVAVPLPTPESPTMLTKKAEDSGTQCQLVPVVEIGNSERQNAEQHLTQLMSAQPLPRALSPTPASAAATAPASQGILTSDEESTPKKSKARILESVAVSSLMATPQDPKGQGVGTGRSVSKLRIAQVSPGPRDSPGSPDSQWQKRVLAPILPDNFSTPTGSGANSRPVRRSLIAPSSPSPQVSAQKYSPVAKQESVVRRASRRLAKKTAEEPAPSGRIICHSYLERLLNVEVPQKVGPEQKEPPEEAEPVVAAEPEVPENNGNNSWPRNDTKIANGTPNQKLAASNQETPSAGQQETKMDQVDGPREPPQSARRKRSYKQAVSELDEDQHLEDEELQPPRSKTPSSPCPASKVVRPLRTFLHTVQRNQMLMTPTSAPRSVMKSFIKRNTPLRMDPKCSFVEKERQRLENLRRKEEAEQLRRQKVEEDKRRRLEEVKLKREERLRKVLRARERVEQMQEEKKKQIEQKFAQIDEKTEKAKEERLAEEKAKKKAAAKKMEEVEARRKQEEEARRLRWLQQVRAQEEEERRHQELLQKKKEEEQERLRKAAEAKRLAEQREQERRERERREQEQREQEQERERRREQERLQAEREQQEQEKALRLQKERQQRELEEKKKKEEQQRLAERQLQEEQEKKAKEAAGASKVLNVTVDVQSPACTSYQMTPQGHRAPPKINPDNYGMDLNSDDSTDDEAHPRKPIPTWARGTPLSQAIIHQYYHPPNLLELFGAILPLDLEDIFKKSKPRYHKRTSSAVWNSPPLQGARVPSSLAYSLKKH, from the exons ATGGGGACGACAGCCCCAGGGCCCATTCACCTGCTGGAGCTCTGTGACCAGAAGCTCATGGAGTTTCTCTGCACCATGGACAATAAGGACTTGGTGTGGCTTGAGGAGATCCAGGAGGAGGCCATGCGCATGTTCACCAG AGAATTCAGCAAAGAGCCAGAGCTGATGCCCAAAACACCTTCTCAGAAGAACCGACGGAAGAAGAGACGGATTTCTTATGTTCAGGATGAAAACAGGGACCCCATCAGGAAAAG GTTATCCCGCAGAAAGTCTCGGAGCAGCCAGCTGAGCTCCCGTCGCCTCCGCAGCAAGGACAGTGTGGAGAAGCTGGCCACAGTGGTGGGGGAGAATGGCTCCGTCCTACGGCGTGTAACCCgtgctgcagctgcagctgccgcGGCCACCTTGACAGTGGCTGTACCTTTGCCCACCCCTGAGTCTCCCACGATGCTGACCAAGAAGGCTGAGGATAGCGGTACCCAGTGCCAGCTGGTGCCCGTGGTGGAGATTGGCAACAGCGAGCGCCAGAATGCTGAGCAGCACCTCACTCAGCTCATGtctgcccagcctctgcctcgtGCTCTGTCTCCAACTCCAGCTTCAGCTGCAGCCACAGCTCCGGCCTCCCAGGgcatcctgacctcagatgaggaATCAACACCCAAGAAGTCAAAGGCCAGGATACTGGAGTCCGTCGCAGTGAGCTCCCTGATGGCTACACCCCAGGACCCCAAGGGTCAAGGGGTTGGGACAGGGCGGTCTGTGTCCAAGCTCAGAATTGCACAGGTCTCCCCTGGCCCACGGGACTCGCCGGGCTCTCCAGACTCTCAGTGGCAGAAGCGGGTGCTGGCTCCCATCCTGCCGGATAACTTCTCCACGCCCACGGGCTCCGGCGCCAACTCTCGGCCGGTGCGGCGCAGCCTGATTGCCCCATCCTCCCCGAGTCCCCAAGTCTCAGCCCAAAAGTACTCTCCGGTGGCCAAACAGGAAAGCGTTGTCCGCAGGGCAAGCAGAAGGCTTGCCAAGAAGACTGCCGAAGAGCCAGCTCCCTCTGGCCGCATCATCT GTCACAGTTACCTGGAGAGGCTCCTGAATGTTGAGGTGCCCCAGAAAGTTGG TCCTGAGCAGAAGGAGCCCCCCGAGGAGGCTGAGCCTGTGGTGGCAGCTGAGCCAGAG GTCCCTGAGAACAACGGGAATAACTCGTGGCCTCGCAACGACACCAAGATTGCCAATGGTACACCCAACCAGAAGCTTGCAGCCAGCAACCAGGAAACACCCTCTGCAGGGCAGCAAG AGACCAAGATGGACCAAGTAGATGGACCCAGAGAGCCACCGCAGAGTGCCAG GAGGAAGCGCAGCTACAAGCAGGCAGTGAGTGAGCTGGACGAGGACCAGCACCTAGAGGACGAGGAGCTGCAGCCCCCCAGGAGCAAGACCCCCTCCTCACCCTGCCCGGCCAGCAAG GTGGTGCGGCCCCTCCGGACCTTTCTGCACACGGTGCAGAGGAACCAGATGCTCATGACCCCGACCTCAGCCCCCCGCAGTGTCATGAAGTCCTTCATCAAGCGCAACACTCCCCTGCGCATGGACCCCAAG TGCAGCTTTGTC GAGAAGGAGCGGCAGCGTCTGGAGAACCTGCGGCGGAAGGAGGAGGCTGAGCAGCTGCGCAggcagaaggtggaggaggaCAAGCGGCGACGGCTGGAGGAGGTGAAGCT GAAGCGTGAGGAACGCCTGCGCAAGGTGCTACGGGCCCGAGAGCGGGTGGAGCAGAtgcaggaggagaagaagaagcagATTGAACAGAAGTTTGCTCAGATCGACGAGAAGACTGAGAAG GCCAAGGAGGAAAGACTGGCGGAGGAGAAGGCCAAGAAAAAGGCAGCGGCCAAGAAGATGGAGGAGGTAGAGGCGCgcaggaagcaggaggaggaggcgCGTAGGCTCCGGTGGCTGCAGCAGGTGCGAGCGCAG gaggaggaagagcgacggcaccaagagctgctgcagaagaagaaggaagaggagcaggAGCGGCTACGGAAGGCAGCCGAGGCTAAGCGGCTGGCAGAGCAGCGTGAGCAGGAGCGGCGGGAGCGGGAGCGGCGGGAGCAGGAGCAgcgggagcaggagcaggagcggGAGCGGCGGCGGGAACAGGAGCGGCTCCAGGCCGAGAG GGAGCAACAGGAGCAGGAAAAGGCCCTGCGGTTGCAGAAGGAGCGACAGCAGAGGGAActggaggagaagaagaagaag GAAGAGCAGCAGCGTCTGGCTGAGCGGCAGCTGCAGGAGGAGCAAGAGAAGAAAGCCAAGGAGGCAGCCGGGGCCAGCAAGGTCTTGAACGTGACTGTGGATGTGCAG TCTCCAGCTTGTACCTCCTATCAGATGACTCCGCAAGGGCACAGGGCCCCCCCCAAGATCAACCCAGATAACTACGGGATGGATCTGAATAGTGACGACTCCACCGATGATGAGGCCCATCCCCGGAAACCCATCCCCACCTGGGCCCGAG GCACCCCACTCAGCCAGGCCATCATTCACCAGTACTACCACCCGCCGAACCTTCTGGAACTCTTTGGAGCCATTCTCCCGCTGGACTTGGAGGATAtcttcaagaagagcaagccCCGCTATCATAAGCGCACCAGCTCCGCTGTCTGGAACTCACCGCCCCTGCAGGGTGCCAGGGTCCCCAGCAGCCTGGCCTACAGCCTTAAGAAGCACTGA
- the INCENP gene encoding inner centromere protein isoform X8: MGTTAPGPIHLLELCDQKLMEFLCTMDNKDLVWLEEIQEEAMRMFTREFSKEPELMPKTPSQKNRRKKRRISYVQDENRDPIRKRLSRRKSRSSQLSSRRLRSKDSVEKLATVVGENGSVLRRVTRAAAAAAAATLTVAVPLPTPESPTMLTKKAEDSGTQCQLVPVVEIGNSERQNAEQHLTQLMSAQPLPRALSPTPASAAATAPASQGILTSDEESTPKKSKARILESVAVSSLMATPQDPKGQGVGTGRSVSKLRIAQVSPGPRDSPGSPDSQWQKRVLAPILPDNFSTPTGSGANSRPVRRSLIAPSSPSPQVSAQKYSPVAKQESVVRRASRRLAKKTAEEPAPSGRIICHSYLERLLNVEVPQKVGPEQKEPPEEAEPVVAAEPEVPENNGNNSWPRNDTKIANGTPNQKLAASNQETPSAGQQETKMDQVDGPREPPQSARRKRSYKQAVSELDEDQHLEDEELQPPRSKTPSSPCPASKVVRPLRTFLHTVQRNQMLMTPTSAPRSVMKSFIKRNTPLRMDPKEKERQRLENLRRKEEAEQLRRQKVEEDKRRRLEEVKLKREERLRKVLRARERVEQMQEEKKKQIEQKFAQIDEKTEKAKEERLAEEKAKKKAAAKKMEEVEARRKQEEEARRLRWLQQEEEERRHQELLQKKKEEEQERLRKAAEAKRLAEQREQERRERERREQEQREQEQERERRREQERLQAEREQQEQEKALRLQKERQQRELEEKKKKEEQQRLAERQLQEEQEKKAKEAAGASKVLNVTVDVQSPACTSYQMTPQGHRAPPKINPDNYGMDLNSDDSTDDEAHPRKPIPTWARGTPLSQAIIHQYYHPPNLLELFGAILPLDLEDIFKKSKPRYHKRTSSAVWNSPPLQGARVPSSLAYSLKKH, from the exons ATGGGGACGACAGCCCCAGGGCCCATTCACCTGCTGGAGCTCTGTGACCAGAAGCTCATGGAGTTTCTCTGCACCATGGACAATAAGGACTTGGTGTGGCTTGAGGAGATCCAGGAGGAGGCCATGCGCATGTTCACCAG AGAATTCAGCAAAGAGCCAGAGCTGATGCCCAAAACACCTTCTCAGAAGAACCGACGGAAGAAGAGACGGATTTCTTATGTTCAGGATGAAAACAGGGACCCCATCAGGAAAAG GTTATCCCGCAGAAAGTCTCGGAGCAGCCAGCTGAGCTCCCGTCGCCTCCGCAGCAAGGACAGTGTGGAGAAGCTGGCCACAGTGGTGGGGGAGAATGGCTCCGTCCTACGGCGTGTAACCCgtgctgcagctgcagctgccgcGGCCACCTTGACAGTGGCTGTACCTTTGCCCACCCCTGAGTCTCCCACGATGCTGACCAAGAAGGCTGAGGATAGCGGTACCCAGTGCCAGCTGGTGCCCGTGGTGGAGATTGGCAACAGCGAGCGCCAGAATGCTGAGCAGCACCTCACTCAGCTCATGtctgcccagcctctgcctcgtGCTCTGTCTCCAACTCCAGCTTCAGCTGCAGCCACAGCTCCGGCCTCCCAGGgcatcctgacctcagatgaggaATCAACACCCAAGAAGTCAAAGGCCAGGATACTGGAGTCCGTCGCAGTGAGCTCCCTGATGGCTACACCCCAGGACCCCAAGGGTCAAGGGGTTGGGACAGGGCGGTCTGTGTCCAAGCTCAGAATTGCACAGGTCTCCCCTGGCCCACGGGACTCGCCGGGCTCTCCAGACTCTCAGTGGCAGAAGCGGGTGCTGGCTCCCATCCTGCCGGATAACTTCTCCACGCCCACGGGCTCCGGCGCCAACTCTCGGCCGGTGCGGCGCAGCCTGATTGCCCCATCCTCCCCGAGTCCCCAAGTCTCAGCCCAAAAGTACTCTCCGGTGGCCAAACAGGAAAGCGTTGTCCGCAGGGCAAGCAGAAGGCTTGCCAAGAAGACTGCCGAAGAGCCAGCTCCCTCTGGCCGCATCATCT GTCACAGTTACCTGGAGAGGCTCCTGAATGTTGAGGTGCCCCAGAAAGTTGG TCCTGAGCAGAAGGAGCCCCCCGAGGAGGCTGAGCCTGTGGTGGCAGCTGAGCCAGAG GTCCCTGAGAACAACGGGAATAACTCGTGGCCTCGCAACGACACCAAGATTGCCAATGGTACACCCAACCAGAAGCTTGCAGCCAGCAACCAGGAAACACCCTCTGCAGGGCAGCAAG AGACCAAGATGGACCAAGTAGATGGACCCAGAGAGCCACCGCAGAGTGCCAG GAGGAAGCGCAGCTACAAGCAGGCAGTGAGTGAGCTGGACGAGGACCAGCACCTAGAGGACGAGGAGCTGCAGCCCCCCAGGAGCAAGACCCCCTCCTCACCCTGCCCGGCCAGCAAG GTGGTGCGGCCCCTCCGGACCTTTCTGCACACGGTGCAGAGGAACCAGATGCTCATGACCCCGACCTCAGCCCCCCGCAGTGTCATGAAGTCCTTCATCAAGCGCAACACTCCCCTGCGCATGGACCCCAAG GAGAAGGAGCGGCAGCGTCTGGAGAACCTGCGGCGGAAGGAGGAGGCTGAGCAGCTGCGCAggcagaaggtggaggaggaCAAGCGGCGACGGCTGGAGGAGGTGAAGCT GAAGCGTGAGGAACGCCTGCGCAAGGTGCTACGGGCCCGAGAGCGGGTGGAGCAGAtgcaggaggagaagaagaagcagATTGAACAGAAGTTTGCTCAGATCGACGAGAAGACTGAGAAG GCCAAGGAGGAAAGACTGGCGGAGGAGAAGGCCAAGAAAAAGGCAGCGGCCAAGAAGATGGAGGAGGTAGAGGCGCgcaggaagcaggaggaggaggcgCGTAGGCTCCGGTGGCTGCAGCAG gaggaggaagagcgacggcaccaagagctgctgcagaagaagaaggaagaggagcaggAGCGGCTACGGAAGGCAGCCGAGGCTAAGCGGCTGGCAGAGCAGCGTGAGCAGGAGCGGCGGGAGCGGGAGCGGCGGGAGCAGGAGCAgcgggagcaggagcaggagcggGAGCGGCGGCGGGAACAGGAGCGGCTCCAGGCCGAGAG GGAGCAACAGGAGCAGGAAAAGGCCCTGCGGTTGCAGAAGGAGCGACAGCAGAGGGAActggaggagaagaagaagaag GAAGAGCAGCAGCGTCTGGCTGAGCGGCAGCTGCAGGAGGAGCAAGAGAAGAAAGCCAAGGAGGCAGCCGGGGCCAGCAAGGTCTTGAACGTGACTGTGGATGTGCAG TCTCCAGCTTGTACCTCCTATCAGATGACTCCGCAAGGGCACAGGGCCCCCCCCAAGATCAACCCAGATAACTACGGGATGGATCTGAATAGTGACGACTCCACCGATGATGAGGCCCATCCCCGGAAACCCATCCCCACCTGGGCCCGAG GCACCCCACTCAGCCAGGCCATCATTCACCAGTACTACCACCCGCCGAACCTTCTGGAACTCTTTGGAGCCATTCTCCCGCTGGACTTGGAGGATAtcttcaagaagagcaagccCCGCTATCATAAGCGCACCAGCTCCGCTGTCTGGAACTCACCGCCCCTGCAGGGTGCCAGGGTCCCCAGCAGCCTGGCCTACAGCCTTAAGAAGCACTGA
- the INCENP gene encoding inner centromere protein isoform X7, translating into MGTTAPGPIHLLELCDQKLMEFLCTMDNKDLVWLEEIQEEAMRMFTREFSKEPELMPKTPSQKNRRKKRRISYVQDENRDPIRKRLSRRKSRSSQLSSRRLRSKDSVEKLATVVGENGSVLRRVTRAAAAAAAATLTVAVPLPTPESPTMLTKKAEDSGTQCQLVPVVEIGNSERQNAEQHLTQLMSAQPLPRALSPTPASAAATAPASQGILTSDEESTPKKSKARILESVAVSSLMATPQDPKGQGVGTGRSVSKLRIAQVSPGPRDSPGSPDSQWQKRVLAPILPDNFSTPTGSGANSRPVRRSLIAPSSPSPQVSAQKYSPVAKQESVVRRASRRLAKKTAEEPAPSGRIICHSYLERLLNVEVPQKVGPEQKEPPEEAEPVVAAEPEVPENNGNNSWPRNDTKIANGTPNQKLAASNQETPSAGQQETKMDQVDGPREPPQSARRKRSYKQAVSELDEDQHLEDEELQPPRSKTPSSPCPASKVVRPLRTFLHTVQRNQMLMTPTSAPRSVMKSFIKRNTPLRMDPKCSFVEKERQRLENLRRKEEAEQLRRQKVEEDKRRRLEEVKLKREERLRKVLRARERVEQMQEEKKKQIEQKFAQIDEKTEKAKEERLAEEKAKKKAAAKKMEEVEARRKQEEEARRLRWLQQEEEERRHQELLQKKKEEEQERLRKAAEAKRLAEQREQERRERERREQEQREQEQERERRREQERLQAEREQQEQEKALRLQKERQQRELEEKKKKEEQQRLAERQLQEEQEKKAKEAAGASKVLNVTVDVQSPACTSYQMTPQGHRAPPKINPDNYGMDLNSDDSTDDEAHPRKPIPTWARGTPLSQAIIHQYYHPPNLLELFGAILPLDLEDIFKKSKPRYHKRTSSAVWNSPPLQGARVPSSLAYSLKKH; encoded by the exons ATGGGGACGACAGCCCCAGGGCCCATTCACCTGCTGGAGCTCTGTGACCAGAAGCTCATGGAGTTTCTCTGCACCATGGACAATAAGGACTTGGTGTGGCTTGAGGAGATCCAGGAGGAGGCCATGCGCATGTTCACCAG AGAATTCAGCAAAGAGCCAGAGCTGATGCCCAAAACACCTTCTCAGAAGAACCGACGGAAGAAGAGACGGATTTCTTATGTTCAGGATGAAAACAGGGACCCCATCAGGAAAAG GTTATCCCGCAGAAAGTCTCGGAGCAGCCAGCTGAGCTCCCGTCGCCTCCGCAGCAAGGACAGTGTGGAGAAGCTGGCCACAGTGGTGGGGGAGAATGGCTCCGTCCTACGGCGTGTAACCCgtgctgcagctgcagctgccgcGGCCACCTTGACAGTGGCTGTACCTTTGCCCACCCCTGAGTCTCCCACGATGCTGACCAAGAAGGCTGAGGATAGCGGTACCCAGTGCCAGCTGGTGCCCGTGGTGGAGATTGGCAACAGCGAGCGCCAGAATGCTGAGCAGCACCTCACTCAGCTCATGtctgcccagcctctgcctcgtGCTCTGTCTCCAACTCCAGCTTCAGCTGCAGCCACAGCTCCGGCCTCCCAGGgcatcctgacctcagatgaggaATCAACACCCAAGAAGTCAAAGGCCAGGATACTGGAGTCCGTCGCAGTGAGCTCCCTGATGGCTACACCCCAGGACCCCAAGGGTCAAGGGGTTGGGACAGGGCGGTCTGTGTCCAAGCTCAGAATTGCACAGGTCTCCCCTGGCCCACGGGACTCGCCGGGCTCTCCAGACTCTCAGTGGCAGAAGCGGGTGCTGGCTCCCATCCTGCCGGATAACTTCTCCACGCCCACGGGCTCCGGCGCCAACTCTCGGCCGGTGCGGCGCAGCCTGATTGCCCCATCCTCCCCGAGTCCCCAAGTCTCAGCCCAAAAGTACTCTCCGGTGGCCAAACAGGAAAGCGTTGTCCGCAGGGCAAGCAGAAGGCTTGCCAAGAAGACTGCCGAAGAGCCAGCTCCCTCTGGCCGCATCATCT GTCACAGTTACCTGGAGAGGCTCCTGAATGTTGAGGTGCCCCAGAAAGTTGG TCCTGAGCAGAAGGAGCCCCCCGAGGAGGCTGAGCCTGTGGTGGCAGCTGAGCCAGAG GTCCCTGAGAACAACGGGAATAACTCGTGGCCTCGCAACGACACCAAGATTGCCAATGGTACACCCAACCAGAAGCTTGCAGCCAGCAACCAGGAAACACCCTCTGCAGGGCAGCAAG AGACCAAGATGGACCAAGTAGATGGACCCAGAGAGCCACCGCAGAGTGCCAG GAGGAAGCGCAGCTACAAGCAGGCAGTGAGTGAGCTGGACGAGGACCAGCACCTAGAGGACGAGGAGCTGCAGCCCCCCAGGAGCAAGACCCCCTCCTCACCCTGCCCGGCCAGCAAG GTGGTGCGGCCCCTCCGGACCTTTCTGCACACGGTGCAGAGGAACCAGATGCTCATGACCCCGACCTCAGCCCCCCGCAGTGTCATGAAGTCCTTCATCAAGCGCAACACTCCCCTGCGCATGGACCCCAAG TGCAGCTTTGTC GAGAAGGAGCGGCAGCGTCTGGAGAACCTGCGGCGGAAGGAGGAGGCTGAGCAGCTGCGCAggcagaaggtggaggaggaCAAGCGGCGACGGCTGGAGGAGGTGAAGCT GAAGCGTGAGGAACGCCTGCGCAAGGTGCTACGGGCCCGAGAGCGGGTGGAGCAGAtgcaggaggagaagaagaagcagATTGAACAGAAGTTTGCTCAGATCGACGAGAAGACTGAGAAG GCCAAGGAGGAAAGACTGGCGGAGGAGAAGGCCAAGAAAAAGGCAGCGGCCAAGAAGATGGAGGAGGTAGAGGCGCgcaggaagcaggaggaggaggcgCGTAGGCTCCGGTGGCTGCAGCAG gaggaggaagagcgacggcaccaagagctgctgcagaagaagaaggaagaggagcaggAGCGGCTACGGAAGGCAGCCGAGGCTAAGCGGCTGGCAGAGCAGCGTGAGCAGGAGCGGCGGGAGCGGGAGCGGCGGGAGCAGGAGCAgcgggagcaggagcaggagcggGAGCGGCGGCGGGAACAGGAGCGGCTCCAGGCCGAGAG GGAGCAACAGGAGCAGGAAAAGGCCCTGCGGTTGCAGAAGGAGCGACAGCAGAGGGAActggaggagaagaagaagaag GAAGAGCAGCAGCGTCTGGCTGAGCGGCAGCTGCAGGAGGAGCAAGAGAAGAAAGCCAAGGAGGCAGCCGGGGCCAGCAAGGTCTTGAACGTGACTGTGGATGTGCAG TCTCCAGCTTGTACCTCCTATCAGATGACTCCGCAAGGGCACAGGGCCCCCCCCAAGATCAACCCAGATAACTACGGGATGGATCTGAATAGTGACGACTCCACCGATGATGAGGCCCATCCCCGGAAACCCATCCCCACCTGGGCCCGAG GCACCCCACTCAGCCAGGCCATCATTCACCAGTACTACCACCCGCCGAACCTTCTGGAACTCTTTGGAGCCATTCTCCCGCTGGACTTGGAGGATAtcttcaagaagagcaagccCCGCTATCATAAGCGCACCAGCTCCGCTGTCTGGAACTCACCGCCCCTGCAGGGTGCCAGGGTCCCCAGCAGCCTGGCCTACAGCCTTAAGAAGCACTGA
- the INCENP gene encoding inner centromere protein isoform X1 has translation MGTTAPGPIHLLELCDQKLMEFLCTMDNKDLVWLEEIQEEAMRMFTREFSKEPELMPKTPSQKNRRKKRRISYVQDENRDPIRKRFSHHHPSWWLLGRLGCHPVLLSVSLCPAASARLSRRKSRSSQLSSRRLRSKDSVEKLATVVGENGSVLRRVTRAAAAAAAATLTVAVPLPTPESPTMLTKKAEDSGTQCQLVPVVEIGNSERQNAEQHLTQLMSAQPLPRALSPTPASAAATAPASQGILTSDEESTPKKSKARILESVAVSSLMATPQDPKGQGVGTGRSVSKLRIAQVSPGPRDSPGSPDSQWQKRVLAPILPDNFSTPTGSGANSRPVRRSLIAPSSPSPQVSAQKYSPVAKQESVVRRASRRLAKKTAEEPAPSGRIICHSYLERLLNVEVPQKVGPEQKEPPEEAEPVVAAEPEVPENNGNNSWPRNDTKIANGTPNQKLAASNQETPSAGQQETKMDQVDGPREPPQSARRKRSYKQAVSELDEDQHLEDEELQPPRSKTPSSPCPASKVVRPLRTFLHTVQRNQMLMTPTSAPRSVMKSFIKRNTPLRMDPKCSFVEKERQRLENLRRKEEAEQLRRQKVEEDKRRRLEEVKLKREERLRKVLRARERVEQMQEEKKKQIEQKFAQIDEKTEKAKEERLAEEKAKKKAAAKKMEEVEARRKQEEEARRLRWLQQVRAQEEEERRHQELLQKKKEEEQERLRKAAEAKRLAEQREQERRERERREQEQREQEQERERRREQERLQAEREQQEQEKALRLQKERQQRELEEKKKKEEQQRLAERQLQEEQEKKAKEAAGASKVLNVTVDVQSPACTSYQMTPQGHRAPPKINPDNYGMDLNSDDSTDDEAHPRKPIPTWARGTPLSQAIIHQYYHPPNLLELFGAILPLDLEDIFKKSKPRYHKRTSSAVWNSPPLQGARVPSSLAYSLKKH, from the exons ATGGGGACGACAGCCCCAGGGCCCATTCACCTGCTGGAGCTCTGTGACCAGAAGCTCATGGAGTTTCTCTGCACCATGGACAATAAGGACTTGGTGTGGCTTGAGGAGATCCAGGAGGAGGCCATGCGCATGTTCACCAG AGAATTCAGCAAAGAGCCAGAGCTGATGCCCAAAACACCTTCTCAGAAGAACCGACGGAAGAAGAGACGGATTTCTTATGTTCAGGATGAAAACAGGGACCCCATCAGGAAAAG ATTCTCTCATCATCATCCAAGCTGGTGGCTCTTGGGGAGACTGGGGTGCCACCCCGTTCTTCTGTCCGTcagcctctgccctgctgcctctGCCAGGTTATCCCGCAGAAAGTCTCGGAGCAGCCAGCTGAGCTCCCGTCGCCTCCGCAGCAAGGACAGTGTGGAGAAGCTGGCCACAGTGGTGGGGGAGAATGGCTCCGTCCTACGGCGTGTAACCCgtgctgcagctgcagctgccgcGGCCACCTTGACAGTGGCTGTACCTTTGCCCACCCCTGAGTCTCCCACGATGCTGACCAAGAAGGCTGAGGATAGCGGTACCCAGTGCCAGCTGGTGCCCGTGGTGGAGATTGGCAACAGCGAGCGCCAGAATGCTGAGCAGCACCTCACTCAGCTCATGtctgcccagcctctgcctcgtGCTCTGTCTCCAACTCCAGCTTCAGCTGCAGCCACAGCTCCGGCCTCCCAGGgcatcctgacctcagatgaggaATCAACACCCAAGAAGTCAAAGGCCAGGATACTGGAGTCCGTCGCAGTGAGCTCCCTGATGGCTACACCCCAGGACCCCAAGGGTCAAGGGGTTGGGACAGGGCGGTCTGTGTCCAAGCTCAGAATTGCACAGGTCTCCCCTGGCCCACGGGACTCGCCGGGCTCTCCAGACTCTCAGTGGCAGAAGCGGGTGCTGGCTCCCATCCTGCCGGATAACTTCTCCACGCCCACGGGCTCCGGCGCCAACTCTCGGCCGGTGCGGCGCAGCCTGATTGCCCCATCCTCCCCGAGTCCCCAAGTCTCAGCCCAAAAGTACTCTCCGGTGGCCAAACAGGAAAGCGTTGTCCGCAGGGCAAGCAGAAGGCTTGCCAAGAAGACTGCCGAAGAGCCAGCTCCCTCTGGCCGCATCATCT GTCACAGTTACCTGGAGAGGCTCCTGAATGTTGAGGTGCCCCAGAAAGTTGG TCCTGAGCAGAAGGAGCCCCCCGAGGAGGCTGAGCCTGTGGTGGCAGCTGAGCCAGAG GTCCCTGAGAACAACGGGAATAACTCGTGGCCTCGCAACGACACCAAGATTGCCAATGGTACACCCAACCAGAAGCTTGCAGCCAGCAACCAGGAAACACCCTCTGCAGGGCAGCAAG AGACCAAGATGGACCAAGTAGATGGACCCAGAGAGCCACCGCAGAGTGCCAG GAGGAAGCGCAGCTACAAGCAGGCAGTGAGTGAGCTGGACGAGGACCAGCACCTAGAGGACGAGGAGCTGCAGCCCCCCAGGAGCAAGACCCCCTCCTCACCCTGCCCGGCCAGCAAG GTGGTGCGGCCCCTCCGGACCTTTCTGCACACGGTGCAGAGGAACCAGATGCTCATGACCCCGACCTCAGCCCCCCGCAGTGTCATGAAGTCCTTCATCAAGCGCAACACTCCCCTGCGCATGGACCCCAAG TGCAGCTTTGTC GAGAAGGAGCGGCAGCGTCTGGAGAACCTGCGGCGGAAGGAGGAGGCTGAGCAGCTGCGCAggcagaaggtggaggaggaCAAGCGGCGACGGCTGGAGGAGGTGAAGCT GAAGCGTGAGGAACGCCTGCGCAAGGTGCTACGGGCCCGAGAGCGGGTGGAGCAGAtgcaggaggagaagaagaagcagATTGAACAGAAGTTTGCTCAGATCGACGAGAAGACTGAGAAG GCCAAGGAGGAAAGACTGGCGGAGGAGAAGGCCAAGAAAAAGGCAGCGGCCAAGAAGATGGAGGAGGTAGAGGCGCgcaggaagcaggaggaggaggcgCGTAGGCTCCGGTGGCTGCAGCAGGTGCGAGCGCAG gaggaggaagagcgacggcaccaagagctgctgcagaagaagaaggaagaggagcaggAGCGGCTACGGAAGGCAGCCGAGGCTAAGCGGCTGGCAGAGCAGCGTGAGCAGGAGCGGCGGGAGCGGGAGCGGCGGGAGCAGGAGCAgcgggagcaggagcaggagcggGAGCGGCGGCGGGAACAGGAGCGGCTCCAGGCCGAGAG GGAGCAACAGGAGCAGGAAAAGGCCCTGCGGTTGCAGAAGGAGCGACAGCAGAGGGAActggaggagaagaagaagaag GAAGAGCAGCAGCGTCTGGCTGAGCGGCAGCTGCAGGAGGAGCAAGAGAAGAAAGCCAAGGAGGCAGCCGGGGCCAGCAAGGTCTTGAACGTGACTGTGGATGTGCAG TCTCCAGCTTGTACCTCCTATCAGATGACTCCGCAAGGGCACAGGGCCCCCCCCAAGATCAACCCAGATAACTACGGGATGGATCTGAATAGTGACGACTCCACCGATGATGAGGCCCATCCCCGGAAACCCATCCCCACCTGGGCCCGAG GCACCCCACTCAGCCAGGCCATCATTCACCAGTACTACCACCCGCCGAACCTTCTGGAACTCTTTGGAGCCATTCTCCCGCTGGACTTGGAGGATAtcttcaagaagagcaagccCCGCTATCATAAGCGCACCAGCTCCGCTGTCTGGAACTCACCGCCCCTGCAGGGTGCCAGGGTCCCCAGCAGCCTGGCCTACAGCCTTAAGAAGCACTGA